From the Streptococcus sanguinis genome, the window GAGCTGGACTCTGTCAGAGCCTTTCTCACCCAACATATCAACAAGCTCTTTAGGCATCAAGGTCAGGAGCCTTTCCCTTATGAAATTGGCACCATGATTGAACTTCCGCGTGCCTGTCTGGTTGCAGACCAGCTGGCTCAGGAAGCGGACTTCTTCAGCTTTGGTACTAACGACCTGACCCAGATGACCTATGGCTTCTCACGGGACGATATTGGAAAATTCATCGGCCATTATAAGGAGAAAGAAATCCTTCCTTTCGATCCTTTCCAAAGTGTCGACCAAGCCGGTGTTGGTGAATTGATGCGGATAGCTATCAGCAAGGGCCGTCAAGTCAAGCCTGACCTTTCAATCGGCATCTGTGGTGAGGTCGGTGGCGATCCGGCTTCCATCCCCTTCTTCCAAGAAATTGGTGTCACCTACGTCTCCTGCTCTCCTTATCGGGTTCCAGCAGCAAGGCTGGCTGTCGCTCAAACGGTACTCCAAGATGAAAAAGCGTAATTACTTTGCTATTCTAGCTCAAGAAGCTGCTCAACCAAAACTTGAGCAGCCTCTTTTCTTGACAGCAATCTTCTGTGTGCGTTTTCATAGATAAAAATTTGATTTTTTAAAGACATTTTCAGATAAAAAACGTATAATGAGAGATAAGAAATCATTGAAATTTTAAAAGGAGATTCTTTCGAGCATGGAAAACTATTCTCGCAGCAATAAAAACAAGACAAAATCATCTAAAAAACCTACTAAACAGCATATTAAAACTGGCCTTTCAGCCTTCCAAAAGACTATTGCAACTGTTGCCAGTATCTTATCTATCATCATTGCCAGCATCACGATCATGAATCTAACCGGCCAAAAGGATGAAAAATCAAAAACTGATACCAGTAGCTCTACTGCAACGACTACCATCATCAAGGAAATCGAAAAAGAAACTAGCAACCCTGCTTCAACAACTGCAACTGATACAGCAGCTTCCAGCAGTGATACAGCAGCTGTTGAGACTAGTGCGTCTAGCTCCGCTGCAGATACAGCAGCAGGCGACACTACCGCTTCTAGCCAGAGTCAAGACACTGCAACCAATACTCAAACAGAAGCTTCAAACTAAGAAAGCAGAAAACGCCCGGCTCATTGAGCTAGGCGTTTTTTTGTATTCATCAAGCAAGCTTGTTTGATGATCACTTCCGATACATCTTGACTTGAAGATAGAGGTCGTTGTAAGTCCCCAGCCATTTAGGGCCCAACTGCTCATAAACTTCCAGATGTTTCATCGTTTCCTCAGTCGGATAAAAAGCCTCATCTTCCTGAACTTCCTTAGGCAACATGGCCTTGGCAGGAAGATTTGGTGTCGAATAGCCGACATAAAGGGCATTTTTATAAGCATTTTCCGGTCTCAGCATAAAGTTAATAAACTGATAGGCTGCTTTTTTATTTTTGACGGTTTTGGGAATGACAATATTGTCAAACCAAAGGTTGCTGGCTTCTGTAGGCACGACATAGCGCAGGTCTTCATTGGCCTCCAGCATCTGACGAGCCTCACCAGAAAAGGTCACACCAATAGCTGCATTGTTCTGAATCATGTATCCCTTCATCTCATCAGCCACAATAGCCTTGATATTTGGCGTCAGAGTGTAGAGCTTATCGACAGCCTCCTGCAGCTGATTAGTATCTTTGGAGTTAAGACTATGACCATCCGAGTTCAGACCAATTCCCATGACTTCGCGGGCTCCGTCAATCATCATGATGGAGTTCTTGTATTCAGGACGCCAGAGGTCATTCCAATGCTCTGGAGCTTTATCAACCATTTTTTCATTGTAGACAATACCCAGCGTTCCCCAAAAATAAGGAATCGAGTACTGATTTCCTGGATCGAAAGGCTGGTCTAAAAAGTCAGATCCAATATTTTCCAAGCCTTTAATCTGGCTATGATCTAGCTTCTCCACCAAGCCTTCCTTCATCATCTTTGCAATCATATATTCACTGGGAATAGCAATGTCGTAGGTTGTGCCGCCCTGCTTCACTTTTGTATACATGGCTTCATTCGAGTCAAAGGTATCGTACTGGATTTGGACACCAGTTTCCTTAGTAAACTCAGTCAGCAGCTCAGGATCAATATAGTCACCCCAGTTGTAAATGACCAGCTTATCGCTCTCCTTGCTCTGCGTCCGACTTTCAATCTGGTAACTGACACCCCACAAGACTAAGATAATCAGCAGAATCCCCGCTAAAAATGAATAGAGCTTTCTCATACAGTCTCCTCCTTCTCACGGGTGATAAAGTAATACCCAATTACCAAAGCAATGCTGAAGAGAAAGACCAAGGCTGACAGGGCATTGATTTCCAGAGAAATTCCCTGACGAGCGCGGGAGTATATCTCAACAGACAGAGTAGAGAAGCCATTGCCTGTAACGAAGAAGGTCACAGCAAAGTCATCTAGTGAGTAGGTAAAGGCCATGAAGTAGCCAGCGATAATGGCTGGAGTCAGATAGGGCAGCATGATTTCTTTCAGCATTTGCAATTGGCTGGCGCCTAAGTCATAGGCAGCCTTAATCATATCATCATTCATTTCTTTCAGACGCGGAAGAATCATCAGCATCACAATCGGAATGGAAAAGGCCACATGGCTAGCCAGCACAGAGAGAAAGCCCAGCTGGAATTTAGCTGTGGTAAAGAGAATCAGAAAACTTGCTCCAATCATGACATCCGGCGCCACCATGAGGATATTGTTGATAGACAGAAAGGCATCCTGATATTTCTTGCGGGCTTGATAGATATAGATGGCTCCAAAAGTTCCAATCAGCGTCGCAATCAGTGATGACAGGAAAGCCAGAAAGAAAGTCTGAACCAAAATCAGAATCAAACGTGAATCCTCAAAGAGATTCTGGAAATGGCTGAGACTGAATCCTGTAAAGCGATTCATATCTTCCCCAGCATTAAAAGCATAAGCAATCAGGTAAAAGATGGGGATATAGAGCACCAAAAAGACAAAGGCCAAATAGAGATTTGCAATTTTTTTCATCGCCCTCTCCTTTCCTTGGTTGCCCACATGGTAAAGAGCATAGCAACAATCAGTACCACTCCGATAGTAGAGCCCATGCCCCAGTTTTGAGTAGTCAGGAAGTGCTGCTCAATGGCAGTTCCCAGAGTAATCACTCGATTACCACCGATTAAGCGGGTCAGCATGAAGAGACTGAGACTAGGGATAAAGACTGACTGCACTCCACTTCTGACACCATTCAAGGACAAAGGGAAAACAACCCGACGGAATGTCTCCCAGCGATTAGCTCCCAAGTCGTAGCTGGCATTGATAAGATTAGGATCCAAATCATCCAGAACGTTGAAAATGGGCAGAATCATAAAGGGTAGCTCAATGTAGCTAGCTACAAAGATAAATGAAAAGTCCGTAAAGAGAATCTGCTGCGGTCCTACTCCGATAAAAGTCAAAAATTGATTAATTGAGCCATTCTGACCGAAAATACCAATGAAAGCATAAGCTTTGAGCAGGAGATTGATCCAGGTCGGCAGGACAATCAGCATCAGCCAGAGCTGCTTGTGCTTGAGCTGAGTCAAAAAGAATGCGGTCGGATAGGAAATCAGCAGGGTTACGACAGTAATAATCCCTGCATAAAGAACCGAATTCAGACTCATCTTGAGATAGGTCCAGTTCTGCGATGTGAAGTAGGTCTGGTAGTTTTCCAGCGTAAACTGGCCTTCAATGTTAAAGAAGGATTTCCAGATAATCATAACAACAGGTGCCAAAACAAAGAGGAAAATCCAGAGCAGGTAAGGCAAGAGAAAAAGATTAGAGGTTGTTTTCTTCATCACGTTCCTCCTCAATAGCATTGATCAGACCCGCTTCCTGCTCTTCTACTTCTACATATTCTTCGATACGGGCATCGAATTCTTCTTCAGTTTCATTGAGACGCATGATGTGGATATCTTCAGGCTCGAAATGCAGGCCAATTTCTTCACCAACAATGGCCTTGCGAGTTGAGTGAATCATCCATTCATTGCCCAGTTCATCATAAGCGATAATCTCATAGTGAACGCCACGGAAAAGCTGGGTGTCAACTTTAACCTGCAGCTTGCCTTCTTCTGGCAGAGTAATCCGCAAGTCCTCCGGCCGAATCACCACTTCAACAGATTCATTTGGGCGCATCCCACCATCCACTGCTTCAAAGCGCTTGCCGTTAAACTCAACCAGATAGTCCTCAATCATCTTACCTGGCAGAATATTGGACTCGCCAATGAAGGTTGCAACAAAGTGGTTGATGGGCTCGTCATAAATATCAACAGGCGTCCCCGACTGAACAATCTCGCCGTCATTCATAACGAAAATCCAGTCGCTCATAGCCAGAGCTTCCTCTTGGTCGTGCGTGACAAAGACAAAGGTAATACCCAGACGCTGCTGCAATTCCCGCAACTCATACTGCATATCTGTACGCAGCTTCAAATCCAGAGCAGACAGAGGCTCATCCAGCAAAACAACCCGCGGCTGATTAATGATTGCCCGCGCAATGGCTACACGCTGTCGCTGACCGCCCGACAATTTGCGAATAGAACGGCGCTCAAAGCCTTCCAGCTGAACCATTTTCAGTACTTCAACAACCCGCTCTTGAATTTCTTTTTTATCAACCTTGCGCAGACGCAGCGGAAAGGCCACATTTCCAAAAACATTCATATGCGGAAACAGTGCATAGGACTGAAAAACCGTGTGGACGTCTCGTTTATTAGTTGGAATATCATTGATGCGGACGCCATCAAGAAAAATATCCCCGTCCGTCGCGTCCAAAAGTCCAGCAATGATGTTCAGAATCGTTGATTTGCCAGAACCAGAAGACCCCAGCAAAGTATAGAACTTTCCTTCTTCCAGCTCGAAATTAATATCTTTCAGGACGACAGTATTATTATCTTCAAAAACTTTTGAAACGTTTTTAAACTCGATGATTGGTTTTTTCAATTGTCATAAATTCCTTCTTTCTCGTATTAACAGATTAAGGGTTCTGTCAGACCGCTGCTACCTCGTGAGGGCTGTAAAGGCCCTTTATAAATTCCGTGTCGATAGGCTTTCACCCCCTTACTAAGTTGCAGCCAACTGCAGTTCCTTATCCAGCATACTTCTACTGGAAATCATATCTGTCTTACAGAGATTCACCAATGATGCGGACTTCGCGCTCCAGAGTAATACCTGAATTTTCCCGCACCCTTTCAATCACATGAGCGATAAGATTTTCGTAATCTTGAGCCGTTCCTTTATCAACGTTAATCATAAAGCCGGCATGCTTCTCAGATACCTCTACACCACCGATCCGATGACCTTTGAGTCCTGCTTCACTAATGAGCTGACCAGCAAAGTGACCCAAAGGACGCTTGAAAACAGAGCCACAGGATGGATATTCCAAAGGCTGCTTGAGCTCCCGCAGATGGGTTAAGCGCTCCATTTCCTGACGAATCGTTCTGTGAACACCAGGCGAAAGAGCAAACTTAGCAGAAATAACAATGTCGCCTGTTTCCTGAACAAGTGAGTGACGATAGCCGAACTTCATATCCCGAACGTCCAACGTTTTGACTTGGCCCTGAGGAGTCAGTACCTTGCAAGATACCAAGACATGAGCAATCTCGCCGCCATAAGCCCCAGCGTTCATAAAGACAGCTCCGCCGACACTGCCCGGAATACCACAGGCAAACTCAAAGCCTGTCAGACTATTCTGTAAGGCAATATGGGTAGTCTGGATCAGATTCGCACCAGCCTCTGCCTCAATCATATAGCCATCTACCGCTACATTGTTGAGCTTGTCAAACATAATCACGAAACCTCGGATACCACCGTCTCTCACAATGATATTGCTGGCATTTCCCAGCACCATCCAAGGAATATCTTCTTGATTGGCAAAATTGACAATACGAGCCAGCTCATAACGATTGCGGGGAAAAACTAAGAAATCGGCTGCACCCCCGACCTTTGTGTAGGTGTATTGACTCAAAGGCTCATTGAAGCGAATGTCGATTCCCTCTAATTCAGTTTTTAATTTCTCTAGTTTTTGCATGATTTTCTCTCTTTTATGTAAACAAAATACACTCTATTATATCAAAAATCTATAGCATTTACGATAGATTACAAAGAAAAAGCTGAGAAAGGTCAGCTTTTTAACGCTTATAATTGTCTAGTAGTGAAACGCTGTGTTTGGCTAGAAAGAGCATTCCTGATGGCACCGAAAGCTAGCTCACTCGCCAGAGCCTGTAATTCTAAATGATCCATAAAGTGAATTATCCTCCTTTAAGCTAGACCCATTATAGCACAGTTAGGTATAAAAAGATAGGGATATCCACTCCTTCTATTGTATACGTGTTCCTAGAAAAGAAAAAAGAGGCTCATGGAAAACCTCTTGATGATTTATTTTTCTACCTGGACACCCTCAGTATCCACCTGAAGCCGGAAGATTTGCCCCTTGAAATTCTGTTTTTGCAGAAGCTGATAAATCTTCTCTGTCTTGTGCTTAGGCGATAAGACCATGACAGTTGGTCCCGCTCCTGAGATATAGGTTGCATAAGAGCCATTTTTTCTGGCTAAGAACTTAATATCTGAAAATTCCTTGATTAAAGGTTGACGGTATTTTTCGTGGAACAAATCAGACTCGATAGCCCGACCAGCGATTTTCATATCACCTTTTAAAAGAGCTGCAATCGCAACATTGGCAATGGAGCTAGCTGAAACAGCTTCCTTGTAAGAAAGCCGATTTGGTAA encodes:
- a CDS encoding DUF6556 family protein, which translates into the protein MENYSRSNKNKTKSSKKPTKQHIKTGLSAFQKTIATVASILSIIIASITIMNLTGQKDEKSKTDTSSSTATTTIIKEIEKETSNPASTTATDTAASSSDTAAVETSASSSAADTAAGDTTASSQSQDTATNTQTEASN
- a CDS encoding ABC transporter substrate-binding protein codes for the protein MRKLYSFLAGILLIILVLWGVSYQIESRTQSKESDKLVIYNWGDYIDPELLTEFTKETGVQIQYDTFDSNEAMYTKVKQGGTTYDIAIPSEYMIAKMMKEGLVEKLDHSQIKGLENIGSDFLDQPFDPGNQYSIPYFWGTLGIVYNEKMVDKAPEHWNDLWRPEYKNSIMMIDGAREVMGIGLNSDGHSLNSKDTNQLQEAVDKLYTLTPNIKAIVADEMKGYMIQNNAAIGVTFSGEARQMLEANEDLRYVVPTEASNLWFDNIVIPKTVKNKKAAYQFINFMLRPENAYKNALYVGYSTPNLPAKAMLPKEVQEDEAFYPTEETMKHLEVYEQLGPKWLGTYNDLYLQVKMYRK
- a CDS encoding ABC transporter permease — encoded protein: MKKIANLYLAFVFLVLYIPIFYLIAYAFNAGEDMNRFTGFSLSHFQNLFEDSRLILILVQTFFLAFLSSLIATLIGTFGAIYIYQARKKYQDAFLSINNILMVAPDVMIGASFLILFTTAKFQLGFLSVLASHVAFSIPIVMLMILPRLKEMNDDMIKAAYDLGASQLQMLKEIMLPYLTPAIIAGYFMAFTYSLDDFAVTFFVTGNGFSTLSVEIYSRARQGISLEINALSALVFLFSIALVIGYYFITREKEETV
- a CDS encoding ABC transporter permease, translated to MKKTTSNLFLLPYLLWIFLFVLAPVVMIIWKSFFNIEGQFTLENYQTYFTSQNWTYLKMSLNSVLYAGIITVVTLLISYPTAFFLTQLKHKQLWLMLIVLPTWINLLLKAYAFIGIFGQNGSINQFLTFIGVGPQQILFTDFSFIFVASYIELPFMILPIFNVLDDLDPNLINASYDLGANRWETFRRVVFPLSLNGVRSGVQSVFIPSLSLFMLTRLIGGNRVITLGTAIEQHFLTTQNWGMGSTIGVVLIVAMLFTMWATKERRGR
- a CDS encoding ABC transporter ATP-binding protein, whose protein sequence is MKKPIIEFKNVSKVFEDNNTVVLKDINFELEEGKFYTLLGSSGSGKSTILNIIAGLLDATDGDIFLDGVRINDIPTNKRDVHTVFQSYALFPHMNVFGNVAFPLRLRKVDKKEIQERVVEVLKMVQLEGFERRSIRKLSGGQRQRVAIARAIINQPRVVLLDEPLSALDLKLRTDMQYELRELQQRLGITFVFVTHDQEEALAMSDWIFVMNDGEIVQSGTPVDIYDEPINHFVATFIGESNILPGKMIEDYLVEFNGKRFEAVDGGMRPNESVEVVIRPEDLRITLPEEGKLQVKVDTQLFRGVHYEIIAYDELGNEWMIHSTRKAIVGEEIGLHFEPEDIHIMRLNETEEEFDARIEEYVEVEEQEAGLINAIEEERDEENNL
- the murB gene encoding UDP-N-acetylmuramate dehydrogenase, with the protein product MQKLEKLKTELEGIDIRFNEPLSQYTYTKVGGAADFLVFPRNRYELARIVNFANQEDIPWMVLGNASNIIVRDGGIRGFVIMFDKLNNVAVDGYMIEAEAGANLIQTTHIALQNSLTGFEFACGIPGSVGGAVFMNAGAYGGEIAHVLVSCKVLTPQGQVKTLDVRDMKFGYRHSLVQETGDIVISAKFALSPGVHRTIRQEMERLTHLRELKQPLEYPSCGSVFKRPLGHFAGQLISEAGLKGHRIGGVEVSEKHAGFMINVDKGTAQDYENLIAHVIERVRENSGITLEREVRIIGESL